The following coding sequences lie in one Cyanobacterium sp. Dongsha4 genomic window:
- the lipA gene encoding lipoyl synthase, protein MVNTETINPKKPDWLRVKAPQIQRVGTVKDILRDLELNTVCEEASCPNIGECFNAGTATFLIMGPACTRACPYCDIDFDKTPRGLDETEPLRLAEAVKRLKLNHVVITSVNRDDLPDGGASQFVACIEETRNISPNTTIEVLIPDLCGNWDALATILKAQPEVLNHNTETVPRLYRKVRPQGEYVRSLLLLEKTRELSPKTYTKSGIMVGLGETDEEVKQVMFNLRKVDCDIITIGQYLQPSSNHLAVKEFITPEQFKAWQEYGESIGFLQVVSTPLTRSSYHAGEVRRLMQKYPRF, encoded by the coding sequence ATGGTAAACACAGAAACTATCAACCCAAAGAAACCAGATTGGTTAAGAGTAAAAGCTCCTCAAATTCAGAGAGTAGGCACAGTTAAAGACATATTGAGAGACTTAGAATTAAACACCGTCTGTGAAGAAGCATCCTGCCCTAATATAGGAGAATGCTTTAATGCGGGTACTGCTACATTCTTAATTATGGGTCCAGCTTGTACCCGTGCTTGTCCTTATTGTGACATAGATTTTGACAAAACTCCTAGGGGATTAGATGAAACTGAGCCGTTACGATTGGCAGAAGCGGTAAAACGTTTAAAATTAAATCATGTGGTAATTACTTCGGTGAATAGGGATGATTTACCCGATGGTGGTGCATCTCAGTTTGTGGCTTGTATTGAAGAAACCCGTAACATTTCACCCAATACCACTATTGAAGTGTTAATTCCCGATTTATGTGGCAATTGGGATGCTTTAGCTACTATTTTAAAAGCTCAACCTGAAGTGTTAAACCACAATACGGAAACTGTGCCTAGATTATATCGTAAAGTACGCCCCCAAGGAGAGTATGTGCGATCGCTTCTTTTGTTGGAAAAAACTAGAGAATTATCCCCGAAAACCTATACAAAATCAGGGATTATGGTAGGCTTAGGAGAAACTGATGAGGAAGTAAAGCAGGTAATGTTCAACTTACGTAAAGTTGACTGCGATATTATCACCATTGGGCAGTACTTACAACCTTCTTCTAATCATTTAGCTGTCAAAGAATTTATTACTCCTGAACAATTTAAGGCATGGCAAGAATACGGAGAAAGTATCGGCTTTTTACAAGTGGTTTCTACCCCTTTAACTAGAAGTTCATATCATGCAGGAGAAGTAAGAAGATTAATGCAAAAATACCCTCGTTTTTAA
- a CDS encoding GumC family protein: MEELIAYLKIIQKRWLPASLVFAVVFIIMGWERSRKAVPLYRANGTIVFQSSTPSLTSELGLSEEKNLTNDLVLMKSDSFAEQVRNDLQLGTEVNNQNLLQNLVATNPQNTDVIQLSFTDQDPEKAAAIVNAWIENYVKLDKELEQTQTRELAQFLQQQIPQTQESLEATAEKIKDFKQNNRILDINAEASSTTEILSELDAQIAETKAQLAAQKSRRDDLRKLFQIDSDTAVTSSFINESPIVSSLIQQLEGIETKIEQEKLRFGDRHPEVSRLEKEKQILEEQLEKYLKNVSPQNNVTQQDINENNIYQPGASQSQLLVQYAETERNIKSLEAQLDSLNDLINTYRERVDTLPSLEFEQKQLQRELTTKDEILQSLIKNYQDSQIALNNTQGNVRFVELAKIPTTPAIERKNTYLIQGFLAGILMGSLVAYLLEQLDKGVRDVEQIKEYFDRPILATIPNFFRKSKSIKQNITSDLPVRDHPSSPISESFRTLCTAIKFIGIQDGSPKNNLKVVTISSSVTAEGKSTIAANMAIAASGLGNRVLLIEADLRKPGQKKIWTEKGEQKGLGDLLSTDEPSNFSQYIIKEQENLDVLFAGNNKNNPVALIGSPQMAYLIQEFRQKYDLIILDAPPVSVAADAQILARMSDGMLLVVRQGKVNTSLLSITKESLELAEVNILGLIPNCFTTDKNNYYYYYNYSYYHQDSEEPKKKTL, from the coding sequence ATGGAAGAACTAATAGCTTATCTGAAAATAATACAAAAAAGGTGGCTTCCCGCTTCCTTAGTTTTTGCAGTGGTTTTTATCATTATGGGATGGGAAAGATCTCGAAAAGCCGTTCCTTTATATCGAGCAAATGGAACAATAGTTTTTCAATCTAGCACTCCTAGTCTTACTAGCGAATTAGGACTTTCAGAAGAAAAAAACTTGACCAATGATCTTGTTTTAATGAAGTCGGACTCGTTTGCTGAACAAGTACGGAACGATTTACAGTTAGGAACAGAAGTTAATAATCAGAATTTACTACAAAACCTAGTTGCTACCAATCCCCAGAATACTGACGTTATCCAATTATCCTTTACCGATCAAGATCCTGAAAAAGCCGCCGCCATAGTTAACGCTTGGATTGAAAATTATGTAAAACTGGATAAAGAGTTAGAACAAACTCAAACAAGAGAGTTAGCCCAGTTTTTACAACAACAAATACCTCAAACTCAGGAATCATTAGAAGCAACAGCCGAAAAAATTAAGGATTTTAAGCAAAATAATCGTATTCTTGATATTAATGCTGAAGCTAGTTCAACCACAGAAATTCTCAGCGAATTAGATGCCCAAATAGCTGAAACTAAAGCTCAGTTGGCGGCACAAAAATCTCGTAGGGATGATTTAAGAAAACTATTTCAAATTGATTCCGATACGGCGGTTACTTCTAGCTTTATCAATGAATCTCCGATTGTTAGTTCTCTTATTCAACAGTTAGAAGGAATTGAAACTAAAATTGAGCAAGAAAAGTTAAGATTTGGCGATCGCCATCCTGAAGTAAGCAGACTGGAAAAGGAAAAACAAATTTTAGAAGAACAATTAGAAAAATATTTAAAAAATGTTTCTCCCCAAAATAATGTTACTCAACAAGATATAAACGAAAATAATATATATCAACCCGGAGCTTCTCAAAGTCAACTATTAGTACAATACGCAGAAACCGAAAGAAATATTAAAAGCCTAGAAGCTCAATTAGATTCACTGAATGATTTAATCAATACCTATAGAGAAAGAGTCGATACATTACCATCTCTCGAATTTGAACAAAAACAGTTACAAAGAGAATTAACGACAAAAGACGAAATACTGCAAAGTCTCATCAAAAATTATCAAGATTCCCAAATTGCTCTCAATAATACTCAAGGTAACGTCCGTTTTGTTGAATTGGCGAAAATTCCCACCACACCAGCCATTGAAAGGAAAAATACTTACTTAATACAAGGTTTTTTAGCAGGAATTTTGATGGGTTCACTGGTTGCTTATCTATTAGAACAACTAGATAAAGGCGTTAGAGATGTAGAACAAATAAAAGAATACTTCGATCGACCCATCTTAGCAACTATCCCCAATTTTTTCAGAAAAAGTAAAAGTATTAAGCAGAATATCACCAGTGATCTTCCTGTAAGAGATCATCCTTCTTCCCCCATCAGTGAATCATTCCGTACCCTTTGTACTGCCATTAAATTTATCGGTATTCAAGATGGTAGCCCTAAAAATAATCTTAAAGTTGTAACTATTTCTAGTTCCGTCACAGCAGAAGGAAAATCAACTATTGCCGCAAATATGGCGATCGCAGCTTCAGGGTTAGGCAATCGAGTTTTACTTATTGAGGCAGATTTACGTAAACCAGGGCAGAAAAAAATATGGACAGAAAAAGGTGAGCAAAAAGGTTTAGGTGATTTATTAAGCACAGATGAACCATCCAACTTTTCCCAGTATATTATTAAAGAACAAGAAAACCTTGACGTTTTATTTGCAGGGAATAATAAAAATAATCCTGTTGCCTTGATTGGTTCACCTCAAATGGCTTATTTAATTCAAGAATTCAGACAAAAATATGATCTAATTATTCTTGATGCCCCCCCTGTAAGCGTCGCCGCCGATGCTCAAATTTTGGCGCGAATGAGCGATGGAATGTTGCTAGTAGTTAGACAAGGAAAAGTGAATACTTCTCTGTTATCAATTACCAAAGAATCCTTGGAATTAGCTGAAGTTAATATATTAGGTCTAATTCCCAATTGTTTCACTACAGACAAAAATAATTATTATTACTATTACAACTATTCTTATTATCATCAGGATTCGGAAGAACCTAAGAAAAAAACTCTATAA
- a CDS encoding glycosyltransferase family 4 protein produces the protein MGYSPSEDLFRVLIFNQFYPPDYAATGQFIEELATEVSREGVRIRVFSGQPGYATDIQKAPRNEKKGRLNIRRSRVTNLLPQGILAKIGNSTLFFIRAFLHTLRHQKKEDLLIVTTAPAFMTWLGYLAHLIWKKKYICLIYDLYPNVVTALGILPEKHPIIVLWQKLNQKTWQFADEIIVLSQPMKSLIADIYPPCEHKITIIDNWADGDFIKPIKKEDNWFAKQYGLDKKFTIIYSGNMGRCHDMETIVNAACLLKEYQGQIQFVFIGGGSKQKWGQEKINQMGLQNFLFLPYQKREVLPYSLTACDVSLISMGENMAGVVAPSKLYSTLAAGKAVATICPENSFLNELMTTANCGKSFRNGESEALANFLLDLSNNEQLCQEMGYNARRYFCDYFTKKIAISKYLQVIDKVRFSKQKVLF, from the coding sequence ATGGGTTACTCCCCGTCAGAAGATTTATTTAGAGTTCTTATTTTTAACCAGTTTTATCCCCCAGATTATGCGGCTACAGGGCAATTTATAGAGGAGTTAGCCACTGAGGTTAGTAGAGAAGGTGTCAGAATAAGAGTTTTTAGCGGACAACCGGGATACGCCACCGATATTCAAAAAGCCCCTAGAAACGAAAAAAAAGGTCGATTAAACATCAGGCGATCGCGCGTTACAAATTTGTTACCTCAAGGAATACTTGCTAAGATTGGAAATAGTACACTTTTTTTCATAAGAGCATTTTTACATACTCTCCGTCATCAAAAAAAAGAAGATTTATTAATTGTTACTACTGCTCCCGCTTTTATGACATGGCTAGGTTACTTAGCTCATTTAATTTGGAAAAAAAAATATATCTGCTTAATCTATGACCTTTATCCCAACGTCGTTACAGCTTTGGGAATATTACCAGAAAAACATCCCATAATAGTGCTTTGGCAAAAACTCAATCAAAAAACATGGCAATTTGCAGATGAAATAATTGTTTTATCTCAACCCATGAAAAGTTTAATTGCTGATATTTATCCTCCTTGTGAACATAAAATAACTATTATCGATAATTGGGCAGATGGCGACTTTATCAAACCAATCAAGAAAGAAGACAACTGGTTTGCCAAACAATACGGTTTAGATAAAAAATTCACCATTATCTATTCTGGTAATATGGGACGTTGTCATGATATGGAAACAATTGTTAATGCCGCTTGTTTGCTTAAAGAATATCAAGGTCAAATTCAGTTTGTTTTCATTGGTGGTGGCAGTAAACAAAAATGGGGACAAGAAAAAATTAATCAAATGGGGTTGCAAAACTTTTTATTTCTTCCTTATCAAAAAAGAGAAGTTTTACCTTACTCCTTAACTGCTTGTGATGTGTCTTTAATTTCTATGGGTGAAAATATGGCTGGAGTAGTAGCGCCAAGTAAACTATATTCAACCCTTGCGGCGGGAAAAGCCGTAGCTACAATTTGCCCAGAAAATTCCTTTTTAAACGAATTAATGACTACTGCTAATTGTGGAAAAAGTTTCCGTAACGGTGAAAGCGAGGCTCTAGCAAATTTTCTTCTTGATTTGAGTAATAACGAACAACTTTGTCAAGAAATGGGATACAATGCCAGACGGTACTTTTGTGACTATTTCACGAAAAAAATTGCCATTAGCAAATATTTACAGGTTATTGATAAAGTGCGTTTTTCTAAACAAAAAGTATTGTTTTGA